One window of the Streptomyces sp. NBC_00259 genome contains the following:
- a CDS encoding alpha/beta hydrolase family protein: MTYVSRERAAGPTRRSALAGLVGGAGAAMAAGCTPSGASPAAAPTPSRSPGATAPAANPTPGAMTLFKDPAYNFGGLMALGGAGFGAGEVGEVLTAVNTINKAGLSSQTYVETFKKLGDQLMEAPEGSKPDDQTKRFRALRAAQYYAQALFFVLGSDDPGSEEQLYKAGRGAWDTFCGLCDPAPVKANVPYGKTPLPVWFFRPDGADTRRPTVILTNGSDGQNVDMWTYGVPAALDRGWNALVYDGPGQGQLLFVDQVVFSPTWDKVVTPLVDWLVARPDVDPKKIALTGLSMAGDLAPRAAAFETRIAALVAMPGCVEPWLGFPAEIREILTPSKEETNNIWNKEVVPELPPAAAATMKKRFEPFSIPAMLDAREGKLFTDFYTPATRIQALTITDVVGRITSPTLVLDYDDEQFYPGQPRQMYDKLTSPKDYVKLTAAQGAQLHCSPMAPQLHCEVVFDWLQETLSGS, translated from the coding sequence ATGACGTACGTATCCAGGGAGCGTGCAGCCGGACCCACTCGTCGCAGCGCGCTGGCCGGGCTCGTCGGCGGGGCAGGGGCCGCGATGGCCGCCGGGTGCACCCCCTCGGGAGCGTCACCCGCCGCCGCGCCCACCCCCAGCCGTTCGCCGGGGGCCACCGCCCCGGCGGCGAACCCGACGCCCGGGGCGATGACGCTCTTCAAGGACCCCGCGTACAACTTCGGCGGTCTCATGGCACTCGGCGGGGCCGGTTTCGGCGCCGGGGAGGTGGGCGAGGTGCTCACCGCCGTGAACACGATCAACAAGGCCGGCCTCTCCTCCCAGACGTACGTCGAGACCTTCAAGAAGCTCGGCGACCAGCTCATGGAAGCCCCGGAGGGCAGCAAGCCCGACGACCAGACCAAGCGCTTCCGCGCGCTGCGGGCCGCCCAGTACTACGCCCAGGCGCTGTTCTTCGTCCTCGGCTCCGACGATCCGGGCAGCGAGGAGCAGCTGTACAAGGCCGGGCGAGGCGCCTGGGACACGTTCTGCGGCCTGTGCGACCCGGCGCCGGTGAAGGCGAACGTGCCGTACGGGAAGACCCCGCTGCCGGTGTGGTTCTTCCGGCCGGACGGGGCCGACACGCGCCGCCCCACCGTGATCCTCACGAACGGCAGCGACGGCCAGAACGTCGACATGTGGACCTACGGTGTCCCGGCGGCCCTGGACCGCGGCTGGAACGCCCTCGTGTACGACGGGCCCGGCCAGGGACAGCTGCTCTTCGTGGACCAGGTGGTCTTCTCACCGACCTGGGACAAGGTCGTCACCCCGCTGGTGGACTGGCTGGTCGCCCGCCCGGACGTCGACCCGAAGAAGATCGCCCTGACGGGGCTGAGCATGGCCGGTGACCTGGCTCCCCGTGCCGCGGCCTTCGAGACCAGGATCGCCGCGCTGGTGGCGATGCCCGGCTGTGTCGAGCCCTGGCTGGGCTTCCCCGCGGAGATCCGGGAGATCCTCACCCCGAGCAAGGAGGAGACCAACAACATCTGGAACAAGGAGGTCGTCCCCGAGCTGCCGCCCGCCGCCGCCGCGACGATGAAGAAGCGCTTCGAGCCCTTCTCGATCCCCGCGATGCTCGACGCCCGCGAGGGCAAGCTGTTCACCGACTTCTACACGCCCGCCACGCGCATCCAGGCACTGACGATCACGGACGTCGTCGGACGCATCACGTCGCCCACGCTGGTGCTGGACTACGACGACGAGCAGTTCTATCCCGGCCAGCCGCGCCAGATGTACGACAAACTGACGTCCCCCAAGGACTACGTGAAGCTCACCGCGGCCCAGGGCGCACAGCTGCACTGCTCCCCGATGGCCCCGCAGCTGCACTGCGAGGTCGTCTTCGACTGGCTGCAGGAGACGCTGTCAGGCAGCTGA